In Felis catus isolate Fca126 chromosome C2, F.catus_Fca126_mat1.0, whole genome shotgun sequence, a single window of DNA contains:
- the RTP2 gene encoding receptor-transporting protein 2, producing the protein MAFLQRPYRGGVIRHCLAGAQTMCTTSLTTCEWKKVFYEKMEVAKPADSWELIMDPNLKLNELAPGWKQYLEQHASGRFHCSWCWHTWQSTHVVILFHMYLDREQRAGSVRMRVFKQLCHECGTARLDESSMLEENIESLVDNLITSLREQCYEEDGGQYRIHVASRPDAGPHRPEFCEACQEGVVHWKPSEKLLEEEATTCTFSGASKPSAQEGSGYSFFSLRWCLFGAALCLLIVSLQFSFRSSAFL; encoded by the exons ACCATGTGTACCACCAGCCTGACCACTTGCGAGTGGAAGAAAGTCTTCTATGAGAAGATGGAGGTGGCCAAGCCGGCCGACAGCTGGGAACTCATCATGGATCCCAACCTCAAGCTCAACGAGCTGGCCCCTGGCTGGAAGCAGTACCTGGAACAGCATGCCTCGGGCAG gTTCCACTGCTCCTGGTGCTGGCACACCTGGCAGTCGACCCACGTGGTCATCCTCTTCCACATGTACCTGGACCGCGAGCAGCGGGCGGGCTCGGTGCGCATGCGCGTCTTCAAGCAGCTGTGCCACGAGTGCGGCACGGCGCGGCTGGACGAGTCGAGCATGCTGGAGGAGAACATCGAGAGCCTGGTGGACAACCTCATCACCAGCCTGCGCGAGCAGTGCTACGAGGAAGACGGCGGCCAGTACCGCATCCACGTGGCCAGCCGCCCGGACGCGGGTCCGCACCGCCCCGAGTTCTGCGAGGCCTGCCAGGAGGGCGTCGTGCACTGGAAGCCCAGCGAGAAGCTGCTGGAGGAGGAGGCCACCACCTGCACCTTCTCAGGGGCCTCCAAGCCAAGCGCCCAGGAGGGTTCCGGCTACAGCTTCTTCTCGCTTCGCTGGTGCCTCTTCGGGGCCGCCCTCTGCCTGCTCATTGTCTCCCTGCAGTTCTCCTTCCGCAGCTCTGCCTTCCTTTAG